One stretch of Chryseobacterium indologenes DNA includes these proteins:
- a CDS encoding tyrosine-type recombinase/integrase — translation MTRKKTLAEIAELWKNDKKLYVKKSTFSAYVLLLENHLLPVFKEHSEIEDQDVQKFVFQKLDQGLSQKSIKDILIVLKMVLKFGAKNKWIEFINFDVQYPTVRETHTIEVLSRTHQKKVMNYIQEHFTFRNLGVYICLCSGMRIGEICALTWEDIDTDNGIINIRKTIQRIYVIEDGERRTELLIDTPKTKNSIREIPITRDLLRMLKPFKKIVNPTFYVLTNDSKPTEPRTYRSYYKNLMRYLEIPDIKFHGLRHSFATRCIESKCDYKTVSVLLGHSNISTTLNLYVHPNLEQKKKAIDQMFKALK, via the coding sequence ATGACAAGAAAGAAAACATTAGCAGAAATCGCTGAACTTTGGAAGAATGACAAAAAGTTGTATGTAAAAAAATCAACCTTTTCGGCTTATGTATTGTTGCTGGAAAACCATCTACTCCCTGTATTTAAAGAGCATTCTGAGATTGAGGATCAGGATGTACAAAAATTTGTGTTTCAAAAACTGGATCAGGGATTAAGCCAGAAAAGTATCAAAGACATTCTTATTGTACTGAAAATGGTATTGAAATTTGGAGCAAAGAATAAATGGATTGAGTTCATCAATTTTGATGTACAATACCCTACGGTTCGGGAAACGCATACAATAGAGGTATTGAGCAGAACACATCAGAAAAAAGTAATGAATTATATTCAGGAGCATTTTACTTTCAGAAATTTAGGTGTTTATATTTGTCTTTGCTCTGGAATGCGAATTGGTGAAATATGTGCACTTACCTGGGAAGATATTGATACAGATAATGGTATTATCAATATTCGAAAAACAATCCAAAGAATCTATGTCATTGAAGATGGTGAACGTAGAACTGAACTTCTTATTGATACACCTAAAACAAAAAATTCAATTCGTGAAATTCCAATCACCAGAGATCTTTTAAGAATGCTGAAACCTTTTAAGAAAATTGTTAATCCGACGTTTTATGTTTTAACTAATGATTCGAAGCCAACAGAACCAAGAACTTACCGAAGCTACTATAAAAATCTGATGCGATATCTGGAAATTCCGGATATTAAATTTCATGGATTACGACACAGTTTTGCAACAAGATGTATCGAAAGTAAGTGTGATTATAAAACAGTAAGTGTTTTATTAGGACATTCCAATATCAGTACTACACTAAATCTTTATGTCCACCCTAATCTGGAACAAAAGAAAAAAGCAATCGATCAGATGTTTAAAGCACTTAAATAA
- a CDS encoding type I restriction endonuclease subunit R has protein sequence MSSQPEYILEQKLVEQLQQLGHKKVKICNEVDLIKNLKTQLEIHNKKTFSDKEFEKILNHLSKGNVFEKSKILRDKFHFTKDDGSSEWIEFISQDHWCQNQFQVTNQIAQEGNYKNRYDVTILINGLPLVQIELKRRGLELKEAFNQINRYHHQSFNSGNGLFNYVQLFIISNGVNTKYYSNNAKQTFKQTFYWSDDQNNNITQLDHFAPAFLEPCHIAKMITKYIVLNETNKILMVLRPYQYYAVEKIVDRVRNTDKNGFIWHTTGSGKTLTSFKASQILKEIPKVEKVVFVVDRKDLDYQTQKEFDAFEKGSVDATENTAHLVKQLSDNTKLIVTTLQKLNTAITKEKHGNKIEKLKDKKVVFIFDECHRSQFGDTHQNIKKYFKNAQMIGFTGTPISEVNSIGKIDGAPATTNRLFEDCLHKYVITDAIRDDNVLKFSVEYVGRYKEKEGSNTYIDTDVEAIDTQELLESPKRLEKIADYLIAEYGRKTHSNTFNAMFCVSSIDVLQKYYDLFQKKKEEGKHQLKIATIFSYGTNEESKDANGIYEEPDFAMVAEPQAQYGDSHSRNILERYIGHYNEMFGTNFSTKDSQTFYNYYNDIAKRVRSKEVDLIIVVNMFLTGFDSPQLNTLFVDKNLKYHGLIQAFSRTNRLLGDKKSQGNIVCFRNLKSATDDAVTLFSNKEAIQEIIIQPIENYIELFNSALETLKLVAPEIDSVNSYQTEQEKFEFITAFREVMRILNVLKSFADFDFDKVKMTEFEFDGYKSKYLDIWTDLKGKPGTEGKESILDDVDFELELIHRDEINVNYILSLLANLADSNLKGDKLEQKKKEIRDILSGDAKLRSKKELIEKFIEENLPHISDGNDVNDEFEKFWNKEKNSAFDKIADEEFLNKDRFRDIMDDFLFTSKTPKISETLKLLEVKPKLTERNNIGRRIIQKVQNFVDVFIDGVNA, from the coding sequence ATGTCAAGTCAGCCAGAATATATTTTAGAACAAAAATTAGTTGAACAATTGCAGCAGTTAGGTCACAAAAAAGTCAAAATCTGCAATGAGGTTGATCTAATTAAAAATCTAAAAACTCAACTCGAAATCCATAATAAAAAGACATTTTCTGATAAAGAGTTTGAAAAAATACTAAATCACCTTTCTAAAGGAAATGTTTTCGAGAAATCAAAAATTCTTAGGGATAAGTTCCACTTTACAAAGGATGATGGAAGTTCAGAATGGATTGAGTTTATCAGTCAGGATCACTGGTGCCAAAATCAGTTTCAGGTGACCAATCAAATTGCTCAGGAAGGAAATTATAAAAATAGATATGATGTAACAATTCTAATTAACGGGTTGCCTTTGGTTCAAATTGAACTAAAACGACGTGGTCTCGAATTAAAAGAAGCTTTTAATCAAATCAACCGTTATCATCATCAATCTTTTAACTCTGGAAATGGACTTTTTAATTATGTTCAGCTATTCATTATCAGTAATGGAGTTAACACAAAATATTATTCTAATAATGCTAAACAGACTTTTAAACAAACCTTTTATTGGTCAGATGATCAAAACAACAATATAACACAGCTGGATCATTTTGCACCAGCATTTTTAGAGCCATGTCACATTGCTAAAATGATTACCAAGTATATCGTTTTAAATGAAACGAACAAGATTTTAATGGTGCTAAGGCCTTATCAATATTATGCAGTGGAAAAAATTGTTGACCGAGTAAGAAATACAGATAAAAATGGTTTCATTTGGCATACTACAGGTTCAGGAAAAACATTAACTTCTTTTAAAGCCAGTCAGATTCTGAAAGAAATTCCGAAAGTGGAAAAAGTAGTATTTGTAGTGGACAGAAAAGATCTGGATTATCAGACACAAAAAGAATTTGATGCTTTTGAAAAAGGTAGCGTTGATGCTACTGAAAATACGGCTCATTTAGTGAAACAACTTTCTGACAACACCAAACTCATTGTTACAACCTTACAAAAACTCAATACTGCTATTACCAAAGAAAAACATGGTAACAAAATTGAAAAACTAAAAGACAAAAAAGTTGTTTTTATTTTTGATGAGTGTCACAGAAGTCAGTTTGGAGATACGCATCAGAATATCAAAAAGTACTTTAAGAATGCTCAAATGATTGGGTTTACAGGAACTCCGATTTCTGAAGTTAATTCAATTGGGAAAATAGACGGAGCTCCGGCAACCACTAATAGACTATTCGAAGATTGTCTGCATAAATATGTAATTACAGATGCAATTCGAGATGATAATGTTTTAAAGTTTTCTGTAGAATATGTTGGTAGATATAAGGAAAAAGAAGGGAGTAACACTTACATTGATACTGATGTTGAAGCAATAGATACTCAGGAGCTTCTTGAAAGCCCGAAAAGACTTGAAAAAATTGCAGATTATCTCATTGCAGAATACGGAAGAAAAACGCATAGCAATACTTTCAATGCTATGTTTTGTGTAAGTAGTATTGATGTTTTGCAGAAGTATTATGACCTTTTCCAAAAGAAAAAAGAAGAAGGTAAACATCAATTGAAAATTGCAACAATTTTCAGCTATGGAACTAATGAAGAATCCAAAGATGCAAATGGGATCTATGAAGAACCTGATTTTGCAATGGTTGCAGAGCCACAGGCACAATATGGCGATTCTCATAGCAGAAACATATTGGAAAGATATATCGGTCATTATAATGAAATGTTCGGTACAAATTTTTCGACAAAAGACTCCCAGACTTTTTACAATTATTATAATGATATCGCCAAAAGAGTTCGTAGCAAAGAGGTTGATTTAATTATTGTTGTTAATATGTTCTTAACGGGATTCGATAGCCCTCAACTAAATACTTTATTTGTCGATAAGAATCTAAAATATCATGGATTAATCCAGGCATTTTCCCGCACCAACAGACTTTTAGGAGATAAGAAGTCGCAAGGAAATATTGTCTGCTTCCGTAATTTAAAATCTGCAACAGATGATGCCGTGACTTTATTTTCAAACAAAGAAGCTATTCAGGAAATCATTATTCAGCCAATCGAAAATTACATTGAGCTTTTTAATTCTGCCTTAGAGACATTGAAGCTAGTTGCACCCGAGATTGACAGTGTTAATAGTTATCAAACGGAACAGGAAAAGTTTGAATTTATAACTGCTTTCCGTGAAGTTATGCGTATTCTTAATGTATTAAAATCATTTGCCGATTTCGACTTCGATAAAGTGAAAATGACTGAATTTGAGTTTGATGGTTACAAAAGTAAGTATTTGGATATTTGGACTGATTTAAAAGGAAAGCCAGGAACAGAGGGAAAAGAAAGCATTTTAGATGATGTAGATTTTGAACTGGAATTAATTCATCGCGATGAAATAAATGTTAACTATATTCTTTCATTATTAGCAAATCTTGCTGATTCAAATCTGAAAGGGGATAAATTAGAGCAAAAGAAAAAAGAAATCAGAGATATTCTTTCCGGAGATGCTAAACTGAGAAGTAAAAAAGAATTAATAGAAAAATTTATTGAAGAGAATTTACCTCATATTTCTGATGGGAATGATGTGAATGATGAATTCGAAAAATTCTGGAACAAAGAAAAAAATTCAGCTTTTGACAAAATTGCAGATGAAGAATTCTTAAACAAAGATAGATTCAGAGATATTATGGATGATTTTCTTTTCACTTCCAAAACACCTAAAATCAGTGAGACTTTAAAACTTCTTGAAGTAAAGCCAAAGCTTACTGAAAGAAATAATATAGGGAGAAGAATTATTCAAAAGGTTCAGAATTTTGTAGATGTTTTTATTGATGGAGTTAATGCCTAA
- a CDS encoding XRE family transcriptional regulator: MLGIKQEALALELGDDWNQKKVSLLEQKEIIEDPLLKRISEVLKIPVEAFQNFDEEQAVNIISNTFGDNACVGNPNSTFNFSPIDEIKKLHEEKMELYERMLKEKDEMMGRLEKLIEKG; encoded by the coding sequence ATGCTGGGCATCAAGCAGGAAGCATTGGCTCTTGAGCTTGGGGACGACTGGAACCAAAAGAAAGTTTCTCTGTTGGAACAGAAAGAAATTATTGAAGACCCTTTACTGAAAAGAATTTCTGAAGTATTGAAAATTCCGGTGGAAGCGTTTCAGAATTTTGATGAGGAGCAGGCGGTGAATATTATTTCTAATACGTTTGGTGATAACGCTTGTGTTGGAAACCCAAATTCAACTTTCAATTTTAGTCCCATTGATGAAATAAAGAAGTTGCATGAAGAAAAAATGGAACTTTATGAAAGGATGCTGAAGGAGAAGGATGAGATGATGGGGAGGCTGGAGAAGCTGATTGAGAAGGGATAA
- a CDS encoding McrB family protein has protein sequence MSYWHIQMNQPWGRNRGRIDSKLLLQEEYPVIGTGDWNDIQCRYFTNEDNDGIQKNDIILVREGSLPIALCLIDSDCFTDPALEQKYHHHYYRKVRVIDFFSEERKKLLQDCLQKYGTKYIQAVGTLTYCQNENATNSFIKEWHSLTIKEKKMNNYINLLTYKKQIILQGPPGTGKTRQAKVLAVQLLGLKEDKELKDNPQFKIIQFHPSYSYEDFVRGIVSKPNEDGDGILFKAENKILAEFAHTALQNYRASQNPADTIISEDIFDVFIEKIKDEMAENEHHQYPLTNSVYLFSADETKFKYKGDNWEAHKNGLNMKFSELRLIVESEVQERQDIKKMSEVEEKTRQHATYFMKVVEKYYEFKENYQPERIQTEEILLKNYVLVIDEINRANLSSVLGELIYALEYRGKAVESIYAIEDATNEVKNKLILPPNLYIIGTMNTADRSVGHIDYAIRRRFAFIDVLPESLEDDDRIHFNTEGFKKVSDLFKNSNVSGEFEAKDVQLGHSYFIAKNEDIRADQTKEEIFRMKMNYEVVPILLEYVKDGVLIGSYDGKDIKEYINDLKINN, from the coding sequence ATGAGTTACTGGCACATACAAATGAATCAACCTTGGGGAAGAAACAGAGGCCGTATTGATTCAAAATTACTCTTACAGGAAGAATATCCGGTAATTGGCACCGGAGACTGGAATGACATTCAATGCCGCTATTTCACTAATGAAGACAATGACGGAATACAAAAAAACGATATTATATTGGTGAGAGAGGGATCATTACCCATCGCTTTATGCTTAATTGACAGTGATTGTTTTACAGATCCAGCACTAGAGCAAAAATACCATCATCACTACTATAGAAAAGTTCGAGTAATAGATTTTTTTTCAGAAGAACGCAAAAAGCTATTACAGGACTGCTTACAAAAATATGGAACAAAATATATTCAAGCTGTAGGAACTTTAACCTATTGCCAGAATGAAAATGCGACAAACAGTTTTATCAAAGAATGGCATAGCTTAACTATAAAAGAAAAAAAAATGAATAACTATATCAACCTACTTACCTATAAAAAACAGATCATCCTGCAAGGCCCTCCTGGAACAGGAAAAACCAGACAGGCGAAGGTGCTGGCTGTTCAATTATTGGGATTAAAAGAGGATAAAGAATTAAAAGATAATCCACAATTCAAAATTATCCAGTTTCATCCTAGCTACTCTTACGAAGATTTTGTAAGAGGCATTGTTTCCAAACCTAATGAAGATGGTGACGGTATACTTTTTAAAGCTGAGAACAAAATTCTAGCTGAGTTTGCTCACACTGCATTACAAAATTATAGAGCATCACAAAATCCAGCAGATACCATCATATCTGAAGATATTTTTGATGTATTTATTGAAAAAATAAAAGATGAAATGGCCGAAAACGAGCATCATCAATATCCTCTTACCAATTCGGTGTATCTATTCTCTGCAGATGAAACCAAATTCAAATATAAAGGAGATAACTGGGAGGCTCATAAAAATGGCTTAAATATGAAGTTTTCGGAGTTAAGACTCATTGTTGAATCCGAAGTACAAGAAAGACAAGACATTAAAAAAATGTCTGAGGTTGAGGAGAAAACAAGACAGCACGCTACGTACTTCATGAAGGTTGTTGAGAAGTATTATGAATTTAAGGAAAACTATCAACCTGAAAGAATCCAGACTGAAGAAATCTTATTAAAGAACTATGTGCTTGTCATCGATGAAATTAACCGGGCTAATTTATCCTCTGTACTAGGAGAACTCATCTATGCGCTGGAATATCGTGGCAAAGCCGTTGAGAGCATATATGCCATTGAAGATGCCACCAATGAAGTTAAAAATAAATTGATCCTCCCTCCCAACCTATACATCATTGGTACCATGAATACCGCAGACCGCAGTGTAGGCCATATCGACTATGCGATAAGAAGACGTTTTGCTTTTATTGATGTGTTACCTGAGTCTCTGGAAGATGACGATCGTATCCATTTTAATACGGAAGGGTTCAAAAAAGTATCGGATTTATTCAAAAATAGCAATGTAAGTGGTGAATTTGAGGCTAAGGATGTTCAGTTGGGACACAGCTATTTTATTGCCAAAAATGAAGATATCAGAGCTGATCAGACAAAAGAGGAAATTTTCAGAATGAAGATGAATTATGAAGTTGTTCCTATTCTTCTGGAGTATGTGAAAGATGGAGTTCTTATCGGAAGCTATGACGGAAAAGATATTAAAGAATATATCAATGATCTGAAAATAAATAATTAA
- a CDS encoding 5-methylcytosine restriction system specificity protein McrC — MGILLSEHKSFLIRRRIPEEPIVELQDELHLDEDSFQRFTALESKRFNHQSFSFSVVKGENHCEIKADYFVGIDWLGNTGRTIYVEPKINMRLSEYFRSCLNEKENSTEAPEEFEIKEKVETKEINYLKILLDIMDLPQTARYSKEVIQIDWNTQPITIDQKDDRLTPFLIVQFLQHLKTIVRKGLKKSYYKIQENLNNKVKGKILTGQHIKKNVFKNRLTSTFCEFQVFGEDHFENRFLKKVLEFIISYIGNNQITLDIESVKNILNYCRPAFEHISADVDESQLKKIKKNPFFNEYGEAIRIGQLILKRFSYNITKTTQKKIETPPFWIDMPGLFELYFYYQLLKANPGDEKYIHYQFKTHGNHLDFLITKPGFAMVIDTKYKLKYTKSHIHKDIRQVSGYSRLKSVINEIKSKNKDSKEDEIVDCLIIYPHLYQPNQNRSNIPESLLNSFKIEDIQRQFENKENQIKAYHKIFKLGINLPIL, encoded by the coding sequence ATGGGAATTTTACTTTCGGAACATAAAAGTTTTCTGATCAGAAGACGTATTCCTGAAGAACCTATTGTAGAACTGCAGGATGAACTGCATCTTGATGAAGACTCTTTTCAGCGTTTCACGGCTTTGGAAAGTAAAAGGTTCAACCATCAGTCGTTTTCTTTTTCAGTGGTAAAAGGAGAGAATCATTGTGAGATTAAGGCGGATTATTTTGTAGGCATTGACTGGCTCGGAAATACCGGTAGAACGATATATGTTGAACCTAAGATTAATATGAGGTTATCGGAATATTTCAGAAGCTGTCTCAATGAGAAAGAAAATTCCACTGAAGCTCCGGAAGAATTTGAAATTAAGGAAAAGGTAGAAACCAAAGAAATCAACTACCTTAAAATCCTTCTGGATATAATGGACTTACCACAAACTGCTCGATATTCAAAAGAAGTGATCCAGATTGACTGGAATACCCAGCCTATTACCATTGATCAGAAGGATGACCGCCTAACACCATTTCTTATCGTTCAGTTTTTACAGCATTTAAAAACAATTGTAAGAAAAGGCCTGAAAAAATCCTATTATAAAATTCAGGAAAACCTTAACAATAAGGTGAAAGGTAAAATATTAACAGGACAGCATATTAAAAAAAATGTTTTCAAAAACAGGTTGACCTCTACCTTTTGTGAATTTCAGGTATTTGGAGAAGATCATTTTGAGAATCGTTTTTTAAAGAAAGTCCTGGAGTTTATCATCAGTTATATTGGCAATAATCAGATAACATTGGATATAGAATCCGTAAAAAATATTTTAAATTATTGCCGGCCGGCCTTTGAGCATATCAGTGCTGATGTTGATGAATCCCAATTGAAAAAAATAAAGAAAAATCCATTTTTCAATGAATATGGAGAAGCCATCAGAATCGGCCAGCTTATTCTGAAACGCTTTTCGTATAATATTACCAAAACAACGCAGAAAAAAATAGAAACTCCTCCTTTCTGGATTGATATGCCGGGACTTTTTGAACTGTATTTTTATTATCAGTTATTAAAAGCAAATCCCGGAGATGAAAAGTACATTCACTATCAATTTAAAACTCATGGAAATCATCTAGATTTTCTGATCACTAAACCCGGCTTTGCAATGGTTATTGATACAAAATATAAGTTGAAATATACCAAAAGTCATATCCACAAAGACATTCGTCAGGTTTCAGGGTATTCCCGCCTGAAAAGTGTTATTAATGAAATTAAAAGTAAAAACAAAGATTCAAAAGAGGATGAAATAGTAGATTGTTTGATTATCTATCCACATCTCTACCAACCTAATCAAAATAGGTCCAATATTCCGGAATCATTACTCAATAGTTTCAAAATAGAGGATATACAAAGGCAATTTGAAAATAAAGAAAACCAGATCAAGGCGTATCATAAAATCTTTAAATTGGGAATTAATTTACCGATACTTTAA
- a CDS encoding TonB-dependent receptor domain-containing protein, translating into MKQVTILVAMLCSALMINAQQGAGQGKISGRVVDSNTGKTIDHASIGLLNQDNKEINGTTSNEKGEFSMDHIASGTYKVAVFYAGYKNKTTADVQLGDNNTVVTLGDIQLANGETAIEGVTIVGKKAVVENKVDKIVFNAANDVTSQNGAAIDVLRKVPQVTVDADGNVELQGNANIRFLINGKPSSIFGNSLADALASIPASQIKSIEVVSSPGAKYDAQGTGGIINIVLKDNKVRGINGSVNATGGTLFETGSLNLNYKNSNFSMNAFFSGNAQLKAKTPFSQDRTSRDTASNTSTHLLQDGYTDFERHGYRTGLGFDWNLTKSSSLSGSLSFNSFSNKSTGLINQQQYITDHTTSDVTSIIGSRTSDNQSSVRSIDGSLSFRKTFAKEGQELTADYVFSYGSPKTSYLQTQSLLGAAGPYNGISGSNPGTDNSHNISVDYVHPLNDNVTFEMGLKTVQQHITNATDVHVLNTSSGQYETDPLQSYHLNYDMGVYAAYFSSKLKLLNWLDVRAGLRYEYTTLKIDFPNTNIPSYGLLVPSFILSHKFDSGETVKLSYTRRLERPEYTELNPFLNFSDPHNITTGNPALKPEIGDNMELGYTKNLANGGNISLSLVERINSQDLKQITTFYPTFTANGTEYTNVSVTARDNIGKEYNSGGIVSLSLPFFQNKLNLRSNIMVFHRYIVSHIYVGNLDMGMRYRANLNLNYQFPKNFVLEVFGNYNSAAKNIQGKNPQSITYTFAGRKEFWNKKASLGFTITNPFNKYIKQVTTVSTGDYDSYSVRELPYRSFGISFSYKFGKMDFKKEKDISNEYLNGPGSGG; encoded by the coding sequence GTGAAACAAGTAACAATTTTAGTAGCGATGTTGTGTTCAGCGTTAATGATCAACGCGCAACAGGGAGCAGGTCAGGGGAAAATAAGTGGACGAGTTGTAGATTCCAATACGGGGAAAACAATAGATCATGCCAGTATCGGACTCTTAAATCAGGATAATAAAGAAATCAACGGGACGACTTCCAATGAGAAAGGAGAGTTTTCTATGGATCATATTGCATCGGGAACTTATAAAGTGGCTGTTTTTTATGCAGGATATAAAAATAAGACAACGGCAGATGTTCAGCTTGGTGACAATAATACAGTAGTTACCCTAGGTGATATTCAATTAGCAAACGGAGAAACTGCAATAGAAGGAGTGACGATCGTTGGTAAAAAAGCGGTTGTTGAAAATAAGGTTGATAAAATTGTTTTTAATGCCGCTAATGATGTGACTTCTCAGAATGGGGCAGCGATTGATGTGCTGAGAAAAGTCCCTCAGGTAACTGTAGATGCAGATGGAAATGTTGAGCTTCAGGGAAATGCCAATATTAGATTTTTGATTAATGGAAAGCCTTCCAGCATATTTGGAAACAGTCTGGCAGATGCACTGGCTTCCATTCCGGCAAGTCAGATTAAAAGTATTGAAGTGGTTTCCAGCCCGGGAGCAAAATATGATGCTCAGGGGACAGGAGGGATTATTAATATTGTTTTGAAGGATAATAAAGTAAGAGGAATCAATGGAAGTGTAAATGCTACAGGCGGAACTTTATTTGAAACCGGATCTCTGAATCTGAATTATAAGAATAGTAATTTCAGCATGAATGCTTTCTTCAGCGGAAATGCTCAGTTAAAGGCAAAAACTCCTTTTTCTCAGGACAGAACGTCAAGAGATACAGCTTCCAATACCAGCACCCATTTATTACAGGATGGGTATACAGATTTTGAAAGACATGGTTACCGTACAGGCTTAGGTTTTGACTGGAATCTTACGAAATCAAGCTCATTAAGTGGTTCACTTTCTTTCAATAGCTTCTCGAATAAAAGTACGGGATTAATCAATCAACAGCAATATATCACGGATCATACTACTTCTGATGTAACCTCTATTATCGGATCCAGAACTTCTGATAACCAATCTTCCGTTCGTTCTATAGATGGAAGTCTGAGTTTTAGAAAAACCTTTGCCAAAGAAGGGCAGGAGCTTACGGCAGATTATGTGTTCAGCTATGGTTCTCCAAAGACCAGTTATTTACAGACTCAAAGTTTATTGGGAGCAGCAGGTCCTTACAATGGAATTTCAGGGAGCAATCCCGGAACGGATAACAGCCACAATATTTCAGTAGATTACGTTCATCCTTTGAATGATAACGTTACTTTTGAAATGGGGCTTAAAACAGTACAACAGCATATTACCAATGCTACAGATGTTCATGTTTTGAATACTTCATCAGGGCAGTATGAAACGGATCCTTTACAATCCTATCATTTAAATTATGATATGGGAGTCTATGCCGCCTATTTTTCTTCCAAATTAAAACTATTGAACTGGCTGGATGTAAGAGCAGGACTCCGATATGAATATACTACTCTGAAAATCGATTTTCCGAATACGAATATTCCATCGTATGGCTTACTGGTTCCTTCCTTCATCTTATCTCACAAATTTGATAGTGGTGAAACAGTAAAACTCTCCTATACAAGAAGGCTGGAGCGTCCGGAATATACAGAACTTAATCCTTTCCTTAATTTCAGTGATCCACACAATATTACCACAGGAAATCCGGCTTTGAAGCCTGAAATCGGAGATAATATGGAATTAGGCTACACAAAAAATCTGGCCAATGGAGGGAATATTTCATTATCACTTGTGGAGCGCATCAACAGCCAGGATTTAAAACAGATTACAACCTTTTATCCAACATTTACAGCCAACGGAACAGAGTACACCAATGTATCGGTTACCGCAAGAGATAACATCGGGAAAGAATACAACTCTGGCGGAATTGTCTCTCTATCACTTCCTTTTTTTCAGAACAAACTGAATCTGAGAAGTAATATCATGGTATTTCACCGTTATATTGTAAGTCATATTTATGTAGGAAACTTAGATATGGGAATGCGTTACCGTGCAAATCTGAATCTTAATTATCAGTTTCCAAAGAACTTTGTGTTGGAAGTATTCGGAAATTACAACTCAGCAGCCAAAAATATTCAGGGGAAAAATCCACAATCCATCACCTATACCTTTGCCGGAAGAAAAGAGTTCTGGAACAAAAAAGCAAGCTTAGGATTTACCATTACCAATCCGTTCAACAAATACATCAAGCAGGTAACGACTGTGAGCACCGGAGATTATGACTCTTATTCTGTAAGAGAATTACCGTACCGTTCTTTCGGGATCAGCTTCAGCTATAAGTTTGGGAAGATGGATTTTAAAAAGGAGAAGGATATTAGTAATGAGTATTTGAATGGGCCGGGATCGGGGGGATAA
- a CDS encoding 1-acyl-sn-glycerol-3-phosphate acyltransferase translates to MSKFDEIRYFHDHEVNERLQSIARDPMMKALMNFTFPDTDEQVWLEQFKNVHSISDFQHQFVAYAVRQILAKSSEGLTTSGFDKLDKNTSYLYISNHRDIVLDTSLLNLVLLEGGYVMTASAIGDNLVKRNFLNVLAKLNRNFLVQRGLSIREQLTSSQTLSEYIDMLLHKENRSVWIAQREGRAKDGNDATQQGVLKMLAMAAGDQSLIDYFKTLKIVPISISYEYDPTDSLKMPQLLAQHRDEEYIKGKNEDFNTILSGILGQKKRIHIHAGDVIDTELDDIAVTIDNKNKQLQAIVQLIDDSIIQNYKLWPTKYIAYDLLNNTDTYASQYSEQEKQLFIRRLEMRIDPSDPVSKEYFLAMYANPLLNKLKAEQS, encoded by the coding sequence ATGTCGAAGTTTGATGAAATCCGGTATTTTCATGATCATGAAGTGAATGAAAGATTACAGAGTATAGCCCGTGATCCGATGATGAAAGCACTCATGAACTTTACTTTTCCTGATACGGATGAGCAGGTTTGGCTGGAACAGTTTAAAAATGTGCATTCCATCAGTGATTTTCAGCATCAGTTTGTAGCGTATGCTGTTCGTCAGATTCTTGCCAAAAGTTCTGAAGGTTTAACGACTTCAGGTTTCGATAAGCTTGATAAAAACACGTCTTACCTTTATATTTCGAATCACAGGGATATTGTACTGGATACTTCCCTACTCAATCTGGTCCTGCTGGAAGGTGGCTATGTGATGACTGCATCGGCTATTGGAGACAATCTTGTGAAAAGAAACTTTTTAAATGTTTTGGCCAAGCTAAACCGCAATTTCTTAGTTCAAAGAGGCTTGTCCATTCGTGAACAGCTTACCAGTTCACAAACCTTGTCTGAATATATTGATATGCTGCTGCACAAAGAAAACCGTTCCGTATGGATTGCCCAGCGTGAAGGCCGTGCTAAAGACGGAAATGATGCCACTCAGCAAGGGGTTTTAAAAATGTTAGCTATGGCAGCCGGAGATCAGTCGTTAATAGATTATTTTAAAACATTAAAGATTGTTCCTATCTCCATCTCCTATGAGTATGATCCTACAGATTCCCTAAAAATGCCTCAATTGCTGGCACAACACAGGGATGAGGAATACATTAAGGGAAAAAACGAAGATTTCAATACCATACTCAGCGGAATTTTAGGACAAAAGAAAAGAATTCATATCCATGCCGGTGATGTTATTGATACAGAATTAGATGATATTGCCGTTACGATTGACAATAAAAACAAACAGCTACAGGCTATTGTACAGTTGATTGATGATTCTATTATTCAAAATTACAAGCTTTGGCCTACGAAATATATAGCCTACGATCTACTGAACAATACAGATACTTATGCTTCTCAATATTCAGAACAGGAAAAACAATTGTTTATCCGAAGATTAGAAATGCGTATTGATCCGTCTGATCCTGTTTCTAAGGAATATTTTCTTGCTATGTATGCGAATCCTTTGCTAAATAAATTAAAGGCAGAACAGAGCTAA